GACTGCAGACCTGCAGCAGGTACCGGCAAAATACCCAGCATTGCTGAAGGCGGAATTTGAAACTGCGTGTGCAGTGCGACATAGTTATCAACCATAACAGCTATGGGCAGCTGCTGATTCTGTAACGCACGAATGTTAATCATCTGACTCTGAGATCCGGTAAACATCAGCGTCTCCTTCTGATGCCCGCAGGCTTTCAACCAACACTGGCTTCTGTCCAGAGAATACTCCACCTGCGCCAATTCAGTGAGCAACCATACTTTAGATTGTGCCATGCTGAATATCCTTGCCAGTTATACTAAAACGCAACGATTAAACCTGACCGCCAAACCCCAGCTTACGCCAGGCATCATACACAACAACCGCAACGGTATTAGATAAATTAAGGCTGCGACTGTCACCTTTCATCGGTAAACGTAATTTTTGCTCTGCCGGCAACGCATCACGCACTTCGTCAGGCAACCCTTTTGTTTCCCGCCCAAAGAGTAAAATATCTCCGGCACTGAAATCAGCATCACTATAATTAGTCGTGCCTTTAGTGGTTAGCGCCCAGACCTTACCCGGCTGCAGCTGAGCAACACAATCATCCAGGCTTGCATAACGCTTCACTTCCGCAAACTCATGATAATCCAACCCTGCACGGCGCAGTTTTTTATCATCAAAATCAAACCCCAGTGGCTCAATTAAGTGCAACTGAAATCCTGTATTAGCACACAAGCGAATAATATTACCGGTATTCGGTGGAATTTCCGGCTGAAAAAGCACTACGTGCAACATAAAAAGTCCTGATGATCAAAAAAACACTGGGCGGCAATTATAGCCGGACCGCCCAGTGATTACAGCTCAGACATTACTCATTGCCAATTCTTTAATCTTCCGTGTCAGGGTATTTCTCCCCCAGCCCAGCAACTCAGCTGCATCTTTGCGCCGACCACCGGTATGCGCCAAAGCAACACGAATCATGACTTTTTCAAAGTCCGGCACTGCAGTCGACAATACATCCGAATGGCCTTTGCCCAACTCCGCTTCTACCCAACGCTGCAGACCAACTTGCCAGTTCATGCCTGTATCAGCTGTAGTCGCGACATCGCCTGACTGTTCCATCAGCTCAGGCGGCAAATCTGCCACCAGAATTTCCCGCCCTGATGCCATAACTGTTAGCCAGCGACAGGTATTTTCAAGCTGTCGCACATTACCCGGCCAACTTAGCCCCGCCAGAAACTCAGCAGTTAGCGGATTCAGCACTTTAGGTTCAACAGCCAACTCCCTGGCAGAACTTTGTAAAAAGTGGTCCGCAAGTTTCGGAATATCTTCCTGACGCTGCGCCAGCTTCGGAATATGAATACGGATGACATTCAAACGATGAAACAAATCTTCCCGAAAGCGCCCGTCGGTCACCAGTTTTTCCAGATCCTGATGGGTCGCAGCAATAATACGTACATCTACTTTAACCGAAGTGTGTCCGCCAACCCGGTAAAACTCACCTTCAGCCAACACCCGCAGCAAACGAGTTTGAGTATCCGCCGGCATGTCACCAATCTCATCAAGAAATAAGGTGCCACCATCTGCCTGCTCAAAGCGCCCCGGACGCCGACTGGCAGCGCCGGTAAAGGCACCTTTCTCATGCCCAAACAGCTCTGACTCCATCAGGTCTTTAGGTATTGCCGCCATATTCAGCGGTATAAAAGGCGCCGCCGCACGGGGACTATGCTGATGTAAAGCCTGGGCAACAAGCTCTTTACCCGTTCCTGATTCACCATTAATCAGCACAGTAATATTCGACTGAGATAAGCGCCCTATCGCCCGGAAAACCTCCTGCATCGCAGGCGCCTCACCGATAATTTCAGTACTTGGCTCAGGCTGAACTTCCACCAGTGACTGTTGTTCATGGGCATGTTCAACCGCCCGCATAACAATCGCTGTTGCCTCATCAATGTCAAAAGGCTTAGGCAAATACTCAAAAGCACCGCCTTTATAAGAAGCCACTGCGCTGTCGAGATCAGAATGCGCAGTCATTATAATGATTGGTAAATCAGGATACTGACTGTGCAACTTATCCAGCAGCGTAAAACCATCAATACCCGGCATCCGAATATCACTCAGTACTACTTCTGGCCGCTGACTACCCGTCTCAAGGCGCTGCAATACGGCATCACCGCTATCAAAACTTGTCACCTTGACGGCATCACTTGCCAGTGCTCGTTCCAATACCCAGCGAATAGACTGATCATCATCCACCACCCAAACATTCGCATAATTAGTCACGGCGGATCTCCTTATTCAGTTGCGGTTGCATACCTGAAGGCAAATTATCTGGCAGGCTTTCCAGAGGTATCAGTAACTGAAAGCGGGTTTCGCCCGGCACAGTTTTACATTCGATCAGGCCACCATGCTGAGCCAGAATCGTTTGAGCAATAGCCAGCCCAAGGCCCGTTCCTGACGCCCGGCCGCTAACCATCGGATAAAAAATCTTACTAAGCAGTTCTTTTGGAACGCCCGGCCCGTTATCAACAATTTCGACACTGCACAGTAATCGATGGGTTTCGCTGCCCAGGGTTATATTTCGCACCACTCTGGTGCAGAGCTTAATCGCCGGCTGCTCAGTAGCGCTTTCCTGTAAAGCCTGCATACTGTTGCGAACAATATTCAGCACCGCCTGAATCAACTGAGACTGATCTCCGGCAAACTCAGGCAAGCTCGGATCATAATCACGCACCAGCCCAATCTCTCCACCGGTTTCAGCTTCGAGTAAGCTGGCAACATGCTCAAGTACAACATGGATATTCACAGCTGATAGCTGAGGGCGACGATAAGGCCCAAGCAGACGATCAACCAGATCCCGCAGCCTGTCTGCCTCACTGATAATGACCTGGGTATAATCATGCAAGCCAGGATCTTTCAGCTCCCGCTGTAACAACTGAGCCGCTCCCCGCAAACCTCCCAGAGGATTCTTAATCTCATGAGCAAGACCACGCACCAGATTAATCGATGTCTCATGTTGACTGAGCAACTCTTCTTCTCTGGATATACGTAACCAGCGGTCCCTGGGATGTAACTCCACTAACAGCAACTTCTCACCTTGCTGAACCATCGGATTAACACTGTAATCCACAGTGAACTGATGACCAGACAGACTGCGGACCTTCGCCTCCCGCTTAGTAAAAGGCCGCTGATCTTCTAGCGCTTCGCCCAGCAATTGCCAATCTTCATCCGCGAGCATCAACCAGTTCCTTACCGGCACATGAAACAGGCGGCGCTCACTCGCTTCCAACAACATCTCTGCAGCTGGATTCATATACACCAGTGAAAAGCGATCATCGATCAACATCACTGCCGTGGTCAGATTATCCAGTAACTGTTTATAAAGTTTTGTGGCCATATAATTGCCTGCCAATACCCTTCCGAAGTTTGGTCTCATGCCTTGAAGACATAATCGCCAGCCTCTGCGTGCTGATCTAATCCAGTTATAAAAAGACACCGACAAAATTGTCGCTGATTCTCTCAACTCTTATTATTTACTCTGCAAAAACCGAACCAGCCTAAATAATTAAATCACTTATACATTTTGCACCAAAATAGTGCACTTCGCATATATTACATCATTTACATATATCAAATTGGTGTCTGATGTAGTTCCACAGGCAAAAAAAAACCTCCCGAAGGAGGTTTTCTTAATCTGCTATCTGTTATTAAACAGAGTAGTACAGATCGAATTCTACAGGGTGTGTAGTCATGCTGACTTTCTCACACTCTTCACGCTTCAGCGCGATGAAAGCATCGATCATGCCATCAGTGAATACACCACCAGCTGTCAGGAAGTCACGATCCTGATCCAGGCAGCTCAGCGCTTCTTCAAAAGACGCTGCAACTGTTGGGATCTCAGCCGCTTCTTCCGCTGGCAGATCATATAGATCCTTATCAGCAGCATCGCCAGGGTGAATCTTGTTCTGAATGCCGTCCAGACCTGCCATCATCAGTGCTGCGAAGCACAGGTATGGGTTAGCAGATGGATCAGGGAAACGGGTTTCAACACGGTATGCCTTAGGATTAGTTACATAAGGAATACGGATAGAAGCAGAACGGTTACGGGCAGAGTAAGCCAGCATTACCGGTGCTTCGAAACCTGGTACCAGACGCTTATAGGCATTAGTAGAAGAGTTAGTCAAAGCGTTTAGCGCTTTAGCGTGCTTGATAATACCGCCGATGTAATACAGCGCCATTTCACTCAGACCAGCGTAAGCATCACCGTGGAACAGGTTAACGCCATCTTTGTTCAGAGACATGTGAACGTGCATACCAGAACCGTTATCACCAACTAATGGCTTAGGCATGAAAGTAGCAGTCTTGCCATATGCGTGAGCAACGTTGTGTACGCAATACTTCAGGATCTGAACTTCATCAGCTTTGTTAGTAAGGGTGTTCGGACCTACACCGATTTCACACTGACCAGCAGTTGCTACTTCGTGGTGGTGTACTTCGATAACCAGACCCATTGCTTCCATTGCGTCACACATAGCGCCACGCAAATCATGCAGAGAATCAACTGGTGGTACTGGGAAGTAACCGCCTTTAACACGTGGACGGTGCCCAGTGTTACCGCCTTCGATGCTGTGGCTGGAAGACCATGCAGCTTCCTGAGAGTTGATGCTGTAACCACAACCGCTGATATCTGCGTGCCATTTAACTTCGTCAAATACGAAGAACTCAGGCTCAGGACCAAACAATGCTGTGTCAGCAATACCGGTAGAGATCAGGTAAGCTTCTGCACG
The DNA window shown above is from Aliamphritea ceti and carries:
- the glnA gene encoding glutamate--ammonia ligase, whose product is MSETIKLIKENSVRWVDLRFTDTHGKEQHVTIPASEADEDFFEEGQMFDGSSIGGWKGINESDMILMPDDSASVMDPFSEDSTVIVRCNIVEPSTGQGYDRDPRSVAKRAEAYLISTGIADTALFGPEPEFFVFDEVKWHADISGCGYSINSQEAAWSSSHSIEGGNTGHRPRVKGGYFPVPPVDSLHDLRGAMCDAMEAMGLVIEVHHHEVATAGQCEIGVGPNTLTNKADEVQILKYCVHNVAHAYGKTATFMPKPLVGDNGSGMHVHMSLNKDGVNLFHGDAYAGLSEMALYYIGGIIKHAKALNALTNSSTNAYKRLVPGFEAPVMLAYSARNRSASIRIPYVTNPKAYRVETRFPDPSANPYLCFAALMMAGLDGIQNKIHPGDAADKDLYDLPAEEAAEIPTVAASFEEALSCLDQDRDFLTAGGVFTDGMIDAFIALKREECEKVSMTTHPVEFDLYYSV
- the glnL gene encoding nitrogen regulation protein NR(II), translating into MATKLYKQLLDNLTTAVMLIDDRFSLVYMNPAAEMLLEASERRLFHVPVRNWLMLADEDWQLLGEALEDQRPFTKREAKVRSLSGHQFTVDYSVNPMVQQGEKLLLVELHPRDRWLRISREEELLSQHETSINLVRGLAHEIKNPLGGLRGAAQLLQRELKDPGLHDYTQVIISEADRLRDLVDRLLGPYRRPQLSAVNIHVVLEHVASLLEAETGGEIGLVRDYDPSLPEFAGDQSQLIQAVLNIVRNSMQALQESATEQPAIKLCTRVVRNITLGSETHRLLCSVEIVDNGPGVPKELLSKIFYPMVSGRASGTGLGLAIAQTILAQHGGLIECKTVPGETRFQLLIPLESLPDNLPSGMQPQLNKEIRRD
- the ntrC gene encoding nitrogen regulation protein NR(I), with amino-acid sequence MTNYANVWVVDDDQSIRWVLERALASDAVKVTSFDSGDAVLQRLETGSQRPEVVLSDIRMPGIDGFTLLDKLHSQYPDLPIIIMTAHSDLDSAVASYKGGAFEYLPKPFDIDEATAIVMRAVEHAHEQQSLVEVQPEPSTEIIGEAPAMQEVFRAIGRLSQSNITVLINGESGTGKELVAQALHQHSPRAAAPFIPLNMAAIPKDLMESELFGHEKGAFTGAASRRPGRFEQADGGTLFLDEIGDMPADTQTRLLRVLAEGEFYRVGGHTSVKVDVRIIAATHQDLEKLVTDGRFREDLFHRLNVIRIHIPKLAQRQEDIPKLADHFLQSSARELAVEPKVLNPLTAEFLAGLSWPGNVRQLENTCRWLTVMASGREILVADLPPELMEQSGDVATTADTGMNWQVGLQRWVEAELGKGHSDVLSTAVPDFEKVMIRVALAHTGGRRKDAAELLGWGRNTLTRKIKELAMSNV
- the trmL gene encoding tRNA (uridine(34)/cytosine(34)/5-carboxymethylaminomethyluridine(34)-2'-O)-methyltransferase TrmL, which gives rise to MLHVVLFQPEIPPNTGNIIRLCANTGFQLHLIEPLGFDFDDKKLRRAGLDYHEFAEVKRYASLDDCVAQLQPGKVWALTTKGTTNYSDADFSAGDILLFGRETKGLPDEVRDALPAEQKLRLPMKGDSRSLNLSNTVAVVVYDAWRKLGFGGQV